The sequence AAGATGGCGGTTTTGAAGCAAGAAGTGTGGTAATCGGTCGTCAGAATGAAGAATTTGTTGAAATACTTGAAGGACTGACTGTTGGCGAACAGGTCAGCTTAATCAGGCAAAGTCTGTAAGAGATGTTACTCGAGGCAAAGGGCTTAAGCCGAAGCTATCTAATTGGTCAAACCACTATTCCCATTCTCCGGGGGGTTGATATCTCTGTTGCTGAGGGTGAATTTATTTCGATAATGGGCACGTCCGGTTCGGGGAAATCTACGTTACTTCATATTCTGGGAGGACTGGATACCCCTGATCATGGCACCTATATTTTCAATGGAAAAGATATGCTCAGTATGTCGGATATCGAAAGATCCGGGATACGAGCCCATTGGATTGGCTTTGTTTTTCAAACCTTTGATCTGCTGCCGGAACTGAATGTTGTTGAAAATATCAGCCTTCCTTTTCTCTACAATAAAACAGCCCCTGATCTGAAAAATCATCAGATTAAGAACGCAATGGAGAGGGTTGGTCTCATGCATCGTCAAATGCATCGCCCTCAGGAACTTTCAGGAGGAGAGATGCAACGGGTAGCAATAGCAAGAGCCCTGGCTGTTAATCCAAAACTAATTCTGGCCGACGAGCCCACTGGTAATCTAGATAGCAGGAATAGCCATGACATTCTTAATCTTTTTCGGGATTTAAATGAATCCGGTGCCACTGTTATCATGGTCACTCACGATGAAAAAGTTGCTGCTTTCTCCGAAAGAACTCTGGAGATGGCAGACGGGTGCCTGAGCTAGATGATACTTCAGTTTTTACTTTTTCTTCGAATTGCTTATCGCTCACTCTATGTTCACAAATTCCGCTCCTTCCTAAGTGTGCTTGGTATCGTGTGCGGTGTCATGGCGGTTATGGCCATGATATCAACCGGAGAAGGTGCTAAGCAGGAAGTTCTGGGACGAATAGAAAAGATGGGCTTGAAAAATATCTACATCAGGAAAGTGGAACTCTCTGAAGAGCTGAAAAAGCAGGTCGCGGAAAAACAATCATACGGTTTATCACTCTATGATGTCGAGCGCCTGCAGTTATTGACCCCTGCTATTACTCAGGTTGGTGCGGTTCGAAAGGCCACTCTTACTCCGGTTGGGACAGGAATTGGCATTACTCCCAAAATCTTGCAATGTACCGGTAACTATGCGTCACTGCTTGGTTTGAAAATAAAAGAAGGGAGGTTTATCAATGAGCTGGATTCCTATCGTGAAAATCAGGTATGTGTCATAGGCAGTTCACTATCGAGAAGACTCGGTACCGAGGGGCAGGTCGGTAGATCCGTCAGAATGAATGACTCTCTTTATAAAATTGTTGGTATTCTGAACAGCTATGATTTTGACGCATCTCAGACTGCAAAAATAAATATTGAGAACTTTAATGATATTGTTTTTTTACCATTGAAGATCCCTAAAAATCCGACTAGGTTCGGTTCAGCCATGCGTCAATTTTCAATGCTATCTCATATTGTTGTGGAGGTGGATAGACGAAAGAATGTGGAATCCGTGGCAAAGCTTGTTCGCCGGACCCTGGAGCTGACTCATAGCCAGGTGTTGGATTATAATATTGTCGTTCCTCTGGAACTTTTGGCCCAGTCTCTTGCAGCACAAAGGATTTTTAATCTGGTGCTGGCTGTTACAGGAGGGGTTTCTCTGTTGGTTGGGGGGATTGGGATTATGAATATTATGCTCGCTACGGTGACGGAGCGCAGGCGTGAAATAGGTGTGCGTCGGGCTGTTGGCGCCACTGAAAAAGATATTGCCTGTCAATTTCTTGCGGAGTCTTTTCTCCTTACCATGTGTGGTGGAGTGATTGGACTTGTTGGAGGGGTGATCTGTGTCAATGTCATCGAAATGTGGGCTGGGTGGCCAATAAGGGTGACCATTTACGCAATGTTTGTACCATTTGTTTTAGCCTGTGGTACTGGTATATTTTTTGGTTTTTATCCGGCCGTTCGTGCCGCCAGAATGGATCCTATTCAGGCGCTCAGAACTGTATGATGCTATTATTGTTTTACGTAAAGGGAGAAAAGAAATGATTCCATTTTTGAGAATAGTTCTCGGAAGAGGGCTCTTGTTTGTTATGGTCGTTACCGTAAGTGTCTGTAATGTCACAATGTCTTCTGTTGCAGCCACTACAGAGGTT comes from Desulfocapsa sulfexigens DSM 10523 and encodes:
- a CDS encoding ABC transporter ATP-binding protein, with translation MLLEAKGLSRSYLIGQTTIPILRGVDISVAEGEFISIMGTSGSGKSTLLHILGGLDTPDHGTYIFNGKDMLSMSDIERSGIRAHWIGFVFQTFDLLPELNVVENISLPFLYNKTAPDLKNHQIKNAMERVGLMHRQMHRPQELSGGEMQRVAIARALAVNPKLILADEPTGNLDSRNSHDILNLFRDLNESGATVIMVTHDEKVAAFSERTLEMADGCLS
- a CDS encoding ABC transporter permease, with the translated sequence MILQFLLFLRIAYRSLYVHKFRSFLSVLGIVCGVMAVMAMISTGEGAKQEVLGRIEKMGLKNIYIRKVELSEELKKQVAEKQSYGLSLYDVERLQLLTPAITQVGAVRKATLTPVGTGIGITPKILQCTGNYASLLGLKIKEGRFINELDSYRENQVCVIGSSLSRRLGTEGQVGRSVRMNDSLYKIVGILNSYDFDASQTAKINIENFNDIVFLPLKIPKNPTRFGSAMRQFSMLSHIVVEVDRRKNVESVAKLVRRTLELTHSQVLDYNIVVPLELLAQSLAAQRIFNLVLAVTGGVSLLVGGIGIMNIMLATVTERRREIGVRRAVGATEKDIACQFLAESFLLTMCGGVIGLVGGVICVNVIEMWAGWPIRVTIYAMFVPFVLACGTGIFFGFYPAVRAARMDPIQALRTV